GGTGTTCTTCACCTTCCTCTCCACCCCTACCTCCCTCCTCTCCGCAAAACCCCAAGGTTGTGCTCTCTGTGTGCCAAGGCAATATACACTGTAGGGTCGCGGATGTAATCCGCTTTTCCATATGAAAAATTATTAGCTGCAGGAAAACGATACTTAAGGAATACCTCGCAAACACGCACCACTACCACCATAGTGCCTTGATGGCATACCTCACGCTGTGCTGGAACGCAAGAAGGTAGTGGAAGCGCTAAGCGTTAGTATCGTTTGTACAAGTTTTGACTATAGTACGCGTATACAAGCGTattaacacgttcagcgccgTGTCAAAAATCGCAATAGTTACCGTGGGCCCGCTGTCAACGCTTACttggatttttattattattacggCCAGACGATAACCATTGGCATCATCCAAAAATGGTTGATGCGGCGCTGAACGCGTTACAGGTTGAAcctaaaattgaaaacaacatttactttacattttgctttaCGAGATATGAGCTTTATCGCGATGCATCTTAAAATCTCAAACACGCTAAGAAATGAAGATACATATGTACCAATTTCGACGAAAGAATGGTTACAGAAGCTGGGGAGAGTTGGGGTTGTTTGCGAATGCGACTCCATGTCTAAAATCCCAGTATCTTTCGCCGTAAACTATTGACGTTTGATCCTTCTGTGCCAGGAGgagaaaagcaacaacaacaacaacaaaatagaaCGAAGATTGAATTTGGTTGTACTGTGCTTATTTGCTTTCGATCCGCCCGGAAACCTGATGTTGCACATCAGAACACACGTCCAGGGTGCCTACCTCAGGTTTACTGTTTGGAACCTCgacagaataaataaataaacattgcGCTCCGTGCCATTCCGTTGCGCTATAGATTTCCGCTTCCGTTTCAGTTTTCTTCCTCCTTCTCCTCTTCTTCCGTCCCTTCCTTGTATGCTCACCTGTCTTCTCAGAAAATCCACCATCCTACGCTTCCGATGTGTTCCAACCTTCGCGTCAGTGGGAGAtacgatttttattttccgaaCAAAATTGGTAAGCCGAAACGAGGTTGCCTGCTGGTGTTGTTATTCGttattttgcttcctttcttcCCCTGCACAGGATAATTGGTGCTCGAATTCAGCCTACGTCGTATCCAAACCGTCGGCAGATCCTTAACACGGGTCCACAGCATTGCGATGGGCTATTTATAAATCAGCCTTTACCGAAGGTCCCGGCATTTCATCCTATAAATACGGAATCGAGGAAGCGCGGACGGATCCGGAGCACGGTGCAAATAAAAACCCTGCACATACAGGGGAGACATCGGCTGTTAGTAGCGAAACGTACAACCGGGGAACGGGGATAACAATTATGCCATGATATTGGTGCAGCGCGCAAAGCCACTGAAAATGGTACAGCTCTACTTCACAGGTAAGTGTTTACTGGCtactctttgtttttttttttgttggttgtgcttgtgtgtttgtgtgtcgctTGTTACTTATTTTTTACCTCCTAGTCGACGATGACGCTGCCACCGATACTGAAACGCCAGTATCGGTGGCATCACCGACGGCCGACTCcttacaacaaaaacaaaaccaacctcTTCTCTCTCACCCACACCTTCGCtttgccattttgtgtgcATTCGTTTTTGCAGTACTGTTTTGCCTGCTGTCATCGGCACTGTGCGCCGACTGGAGTGCCAGCTGCCCCCTCAACTGCAGCTGCAAATGGTCGAACGGCAAGAAGTCGGCGATCTGCAATGGGGCCGACTTTACCGCGGTACCGTCGAACCTGTCGACCGAGATACAGGTGCTGGTGCTGAACGACAACAACATACCGTACCTAAACCGGGAAGAATTCACCTCGCTGGGGCTGGTGAACCTGCAGAAGATACATCTGAAGCATTCGCACGTGAAATATCTGCACCGGGAGGCGTTCAAAAACCTCAAGATACTGGTGGAGGTGGATCTGAGCGAGAACGAGATTGAAACGCTGGACAAGCAAACGTTTGCGGGCAACAATCGGCTGCGCATCATCAACCTGTACGATAACCCGATCAAGATGCTGGTAGCGGAACAGTTTCCGGTGCTGCCGTATCTGCGTAACATCGACCTGCACAGCTGCCAGTTGCGGTACGTGGCGGAGACGGCATTTTCCAACCTCGATCTGCTCGAGTTTCTCGACCTGTCGAAGAATCGGCTCGAGAGCCTACCGCACCATGTCTTCAATCACATGAAGAACCTGAAAACGCTGATACTGGAGGAGAACTGGTGGAACTGTGACTGCCATTTGCGGGACTTTCGCAACTGGTATCTCAACAGCTCGCTGAACCGGCGCAGCCTAATCTGTCAGCGTCCGTTTGCGCTCAAGGGCCTGTCCTGGGAGTATCTCGAGACGGAGCAGTTCGGTTGCATGCCGATGGTCGAGATCTTTCGCGACGAGTACGAGATTGAGGACCTTGGTACGAACATCACGTACAAGTGTATGGTGTCGGGTGATCCCGAACCGAACGTCCGGTGGGACGTGAACGGGAAGGATGTCGACCAGGACAATGCTATTATCGAGACGGAGCGGCACGTTGCGTTCGACGGTAGCGTGACGATCTGGAGCAACCTCACGATCCTGAACGTGACGAATAATGATTCCGGCTTCTACACCTGCACCGCCACGAACCGGATTGGGTTGGCGAGCAAGAACTTTAGCCTGGTGCTGCCGGAAGTGGTGGAGCGTGTGATTATCAAGACGCCGGAAACGTTCTGGTACTTTGGGCTGATACTCGGTATATTCGGCACAATCTTCGGGCTGCTGTCGCtgtcggtggtggtgtgtttgGTGAAGCGCAAGCTGCGAATGCGCCGGCGGCGGAAAACAATCAAGAACAGCGTCAGCTTCAACGATCAGGAGAAAAAACTGCTGGACCTGAGCATTACCACCAACGAGCGGCAGGAGTTTAGTGCGAGCGATGTTGTGACGCCATCGACCAAGACGGATTCGACCATCGCGATGGAACCGGTGCAGATCACGATCGAGTCGATCGCCACATCTAAGCGCGAGGAGTATCCACTGAATGTGGGTGTGTTTCCGCCACCTCCCGAGTTCTGCACGCAGATGATCACGAACCCGACCATCAGCAACATCTACATCTCCGTCTCGGTAACGCAGGATCCGCTCGAAGGTGCGGAGGTAAACATGTATCCGGATCTGCTCAATATCCCGAACCGTCACCAGAAGGGACCACCCAAGATTTCACCCGTAAGCGTGACGTCGTATGCGACGTTGCCACGCAAGACGGCTACGGTTGGCGGTGGTCCACGGTGTTCCATCACCTCCGGGCACAGTTCCGGTTCCAGCTCGAGTACCGGCACCGCCGCGCAGGTGTTGCTGTCGGGTGGTAAGCCGAATGCCGGCGGTGTTGGTGCACCACCGTCGGTTGGATCACCGCTGTCCTGTACGCCGAGCCTGCTGGCAACGGAAATTCCACTCACGGACGGCATTGTCAATTACGCGACCACCTCCCTGCGCGATGACTCCGGCTGCGAGATGTCTGCGTCGCCGGTGCCGTCCATGTGTGCCGAATGCAGCAAGGTGATGAAAGCGACCAGTACGTCCACGTTTGCCGGTCCGGCGTCGGCTAAGTATGCCGGCGCGTCCCGTACGCTCACCGGTGTCGGGGGTGACCTCGCCACGATGGCGGGCAGCATAAAGTGCGAAAAGCCATTGGCCTGCCTGAAGTACGACAATATGGGGCGGCGGTATACGGCCAGCGGCAACTCGACGCTTTCGCTGCCGGACGAGCTGAAGTCGACGACCGGACCGCCCGGGGTCGGTACGTTCGTCATCAAGCAGCAGGAAATCGAAACCATCGTCGAGCAGGACGACCATCCGATAATGGACGATGCCGCCCGGTTGGACGAACAGCTGGAATCCTCGTCGTCCTCCTCGACCGGCGCACCGATGGTTGCGATCGGTGCACTAGCAGGACCACTTACCGATACGCATGACAGTGCGCAGGATGCCGCCACCCAGCGGGGTCTGTTCGTTGTCGGCAGTAATGATTTTGTATCGCTGTAGTCGTCCACCCCGGCAATGCCACCGCAATCAGGTGTCGATATGGCCGAGCGCAGGAATCGCACGGAGCAACCAATCCAAACCATCGAACTTAAATTGTACAAACGTATTTACCCATCTTCCTTCCTACCACCACCTCGCCATCCGAACCCAACTAGCACGTACACAGAATCTCACCTTTATTAGCTTAACAACCTGAAACCGCTGAACACAAATGGTAGAGTGTAATAACACCCATTCGCTTCCCGCTAGATCGCAATTCCACCAAACGCACTTCAAGTAAAAAACCATGATTGTGTAGCGCTTAAACCCGACAAATACTTGAATTGTGTGCAAAGACGCTGGGCAAAGATTTTACGCCACATCCTGTCAAAATTCTTCTACCGAAAAGTGCAGGTTGTCTGTGACCATTAGCTTTAGGGTACCGACTGTCAGTATAATCCCAATGCCTTTAACCTACCTAGCAAGCGGAGACGACCAAGCTTTTAAAAAGCTCCCAAGGTAGTAATGTAGTTCTCTCCGTGGGCAGGGTGGGCGccataaagtatgcaatccgtgAGACAAAATTGGCTAGCGCGTTCAACTTTAGCCGTGCGTGATGAGGTTACTTCGCCATGAGGTTGCTTAAAAGCTTGTTTGTCTCGGTTATTGAGGCTATTGAGTGCTATATCCCTCCCGCAATCCTGCTTACCTTCTTGTGTAACCATAACTGCCGATTTGTACTGCAAGTCCGGTGACCCATGTGATAATCATGTGCTTGGTTGGTAGCTCTACCCCCCCCTTTTCCGTAACCCCACCCGGATGTTTTGCTTCGTAAAGCACCATTCCTTTCCAAGCACCACATAATGGCAAAGACCACAACAGTTACTCAGTAGCTCTCTTATATACTATATATTACTTGGGGGCCGTCGCTTTTAATTCATATCATaacaaccccctcccccccccccctctcccctccacacac
This window of the Anopheles moucheti chromosome X, idAnoMoucSN_F20_07, whole genome shotgun sequence genome carries:
- the LOC128306411 gene encoding uncharacterized protein LOC128306411; the protein is MILVQRAKPLKMVQLYFTVLFCLLSSALCADWSASCPLNCSCKWSNGKKSAICNGADFTAVPSNLSTEIQVLVLNDNNIPYLNREEFTSLGLVNLQKIHLKHSHVKYLHREAFKNLKILVEVDLSENEIETLDKQTFAGNNRLRIINLYDNPIKMLVAEQFPVLPYLRNIDLHSCQLRYVAETAFSNLDLLEFLDLSKNRLESLPHHVFNHMKNLKTLILEENWWNCDCHLRDFRNWYLNSSLNRRSLICQRPFALKGLSWEYLETEQFGCMPMVEIFRDEYEIEDLGTNITYKCMVSGDPEPNVRWDVNGKDVDQDNAIIETERHVAFDGSVTIWSNLTILNVTNNDSGFYTCTATNRIGLASKNFSLVLPEVVERVIIKTPETFWYFGLILGIFGTIFGLLSLSVVVCLVKRKLRMRRRRKTIKNSVSFNDQEKKLLDLSITTNERQEFSASDVVTPSTKTDSTIAMEPVQITIESIATSKREEYPLNVGVFPPPPEFCTQMITNPTISNIYISVSVTQDPLEGAEVNMYPDLLNIPNRHQKGPPKISPVSVTSYATLPRKTATVGGGPRCSITSGHSSGSSSSTGTAAQVLLSGGKPNAGGVGAPPSVGSPLSCTPSLLATEIPLTDGIVNYATTSLRDDSGCEMSASPVPSMCAECSKVMKATSTSTFAGPASAKYAGASRTLTGVGGDLATMAGSIKCEKPLACLKYDNMGRRYTASGNSTLSLPDELKSTTGPPGVGTFVIKQQEIETIVEQDDHPIMDDAARLDEQLESSSSSSTGAPMVAIGALAGPLTDTHDSAQDAATQRGLFVVGSNDFVSL